From Coraliomargarita parva, one genomic window encodes:
- a CDS encoding PEP-CTERM sorting domain-containing protein, with protein sequence MKSQLLKKSISTYLLTMALPMVGLTAQTLLIEEDFGGLSSDRLDGDTASYFNPLLSSSGGSSTWVGMNEFNQDGSVDVKGAVGAYGSAYLTLGSYVNDAKGNEDAIFSLEATFSNTSAVAAGTWIGVGFYEGTPSVNNAFFTTSANNTSFATALLRAEGDSGSEYYAGPNTTSSYDAGAISGTVTYKIVLDYSSAGGYDGVTNFGTVYFYRNGSNIADFSSALPDLAVDAISLTKTNNTTLGDYESLTFVQIPEPSSVALTIAFGALCGTFILRRRR encoded by the coding sequence ATGAAATCCCAATTGCTAAAAAAATCCATTTCCACCTACCTCCTTACAATGGCTCTGCCCATGGTTGGGTTAACTGCCCAAACCTTGCTCATCGAGGAAGATTTCGGTGGCCTCAGTAGTGATCGGCTCGATGGAGATACCGCTTCCTACTTTAATCCTCTACTCAGCTCATCAGGCGGCAGCAGCACATGGGTGGGCATGAATGAGTTCAACCAAGACGGCAGCGTCGACGTCAAAGGTGCAGTGGGTGCCTATGGCAGTGCCTATTTGACGCTCGGTTCTTATGTGAACGACGCTAAAGGCAATGAGGACGCGATTTTCTCACTGGAGGCAACCTTCAGCAACACGTCTGCTGTAGCTGCAGGAACCTGGATTGGGGTCGGTTTTTATGAGGGTACACCTTCTGTAAACAATGCGTTTTTCACGACAAGCGCAAACAATACCTCATTTGCCACAGCGCTCTTACGAGCAGAAGGTGATTCCGGCAGTGAATATTACGCGGGACCGAACACAACCAGTTCATACGATGCCGGTGCTATTTCCGGAACAGTGACCTATAAGATCGTGTTGGATTATTCCAGTGCCGGTGGCTATGACGGAGTGACAAACTTCGGCACGGTTTACTTTTACAGAAACGGCAGCAACATTGCCGATTTCTCATCAGCTCTTCCGGACTTGGCTGTGGATGCGATTAGCCTGACAAAAACCAATAATACTACATTGGGAGATTATGAAAGTTTGACCTTCGTGCAAATCCCCGAGCCCAGCTCGGTGGCACTCACGATTGCCTTCGGAGCCCTCTGCGGGACATTCATCCTGCGCCGCCGGAGATAG
- a CDS encoding glycosyl hydrolase family 28-related protein, which produces MKNILPTRTSLKCLILYTLCTFATLTIGLSQNVVGDRNPMTHAVYPKSTFFHNGGRLIDVTQPPFNAKGDGKADDTAAIVKAYDFIADMIRQRIEDGVYWPIADMYTIYLPNGEYLVSDSLVYTREALVYRKHGQSEGLNNIRFQGESREGTTIRLKDNSPGFEAGQIKPIISMSRRDDNNLQTFNSVENLTINSGSGNPGAVGINHAGANKTSLRNLLIQSGDGQGVAGIYIKTSPTQGYHTDITIEGFNYGLWMVPYHVTHNSFEYITLKDQKEAAIVLDDATSSLRAIKVENCAGPALLQRGAGSQVAVIESSFEASDSTTKIPAIKFQTGSIFARNITTQAYTKLIESRLLKSPNGTRIDEITYPAPLDIPLSATGKSPRSLNLPVEDEPAVLFPDTAEGWADVDDYLPDTEASQETPDYRQALQDALNSGKGFVLFGRQQKYYISGPVTVPPSVKVINGLHTIIQVNKDVLDPLFMVAENSPEPLTIENIQINGNCIAHKALRTICLRNLGTRGRNPYQNLNTEPGAKLFLTSATNMGKIDGSIHNQKVWARWVDTEASNFTDFPLQSSDVWVFGYKTEKFRTCFAATKGSRLEVLGGVTNQFHPKRYLEPYGGISPYPAFLVKDSEASIFACTNGPSSPKLENYKVLLEVDKEGQSWTYEKLEAPQRIGRRNQAFLPLAVVRNEH; this is translated from the coding sequence ATGAAAAATATATTACCGACTCGAACTTCTCTGAAGTGCCTTATTCTCTACACACTTTGCACATTTGCGACTCTCACAATAGGCCTCTCTCAGAATGTGGTCGGCGACCGGAATCCGATGACACATGCGGTCTACCCGAAAAGCACCTTCTTCCACAACGGAGGACGTCTGATTGATGTCACTCAGCCCCCCTTCAACGCAAAAGGTGACGGCAAAGCCGACGATACCGCCGCTATAGTCAAAGCCTACGACTTCATCGCCGACATGATACGGCAGCGCATCGAAGACGGCGTGTATTGGCCCATCGCTGACATGTATACAATCTACCTTCCGAATGGTGAATACCTCGTATCGGATTCATTGGTCTATACGAGAGAAGCACTCGTCTACCGCAAGCATGGACAAAGCGAAGGACTCAATAATATCCGCTTCCAGGGAGAAAGCCGCGAAGGCACGACGATCCGACTCAAAGATAACTCCCCCGGCTTCGAGGCCGGGCAGATCAAACCCATCATCTCGATGTCGCGTCGAGATGACAATAACCTACAAACCTTCAACAGCGTTGAAAACCTTACAATCAACAGCGGTTCGGGCAATCCGGGAGCGGTCGGCATCAACCACGCAGGTGCGAACAAAACCTCGTTGCGGAATTTACTAATTCAATCAGGCGACGGACAGGGAGTAGCCGGCATCTACATCAAGACAAGCCCGACTCAGGGATATCACACCGATATTACCATTGAAGGTTTCAACTACGGCTTGTGGATGGTTCCGTATCACGTGACGCATAACTCGTTCGAGTATATAACGCTGAAAGATCAGAAAGAAGCCGCCATTGTCCTTGATGACGCAACCTCCTCGCTGCGAGCCATCAAGGTCGAAAACTGCGCCGGCCCCGCCCTTCTCCAACGCGGCGCGGGCAGTCAGGTCGCCGTGATTGAAAGCAGCTTCGAGGCAAGCGATTCTACCACGAAGATCCCCGCAATTAAATTTCAAACGGGATCCATCTTTGCCCGAAACATAACGACCCAAGCTTACACAAAACTGATAGAGTCCAGACTATTAAAGAGCCCCAACGGCACCCGAATCGACGAAATCACTTATCCGGCCCCACTCGACATCCCCCTCTCCGCCACCGGCAAGTCACCTCGCTCACTCAACCTACCGGTTGAAGACGAGCCTGCTGTTCTATTTCCGGACACAGCCGAAGGCTGGGCCGATGTAGATGATTACTTACCGGATACCGAAGCCTCCCAGGAGACACCAGACTACCGCCAAGCACTTCAAGACGCTCTGAATAGCGGCAAAGGTTTCGTCCTCTTCGGTCGCCAGCAAAAATACTATATTAGCGGGCCAGTCACAGTTCCACCCTCGGTGAAGGTGATCAATGGTCTACACACCATCATCCAAGTGAATAAAGACGTGCTCGATCCGCTTTTCATGGTTGCAGAAAACTCGCCGGAACCACTCACAATCGAGAATATCCAAATCAATGGCAACTGTATCGCCCATAAAGCGCTCAGAACGATTTGCCTTCGCAACTTAGGCACCCGCGGCAGAAACCCGTATCAAAACCTAAATACAGAGCCCGGCGCCAAACTATTCCTCACCTCGGCGACCAATATGGGAAAGATCGACGGCTCTATACACAACCAGAAAGTCTGGGCACGCTGGGTGGATACCGAAGCCTCAAATTTCACCGACTTCCCACTTCAGTCCTCAGATGTTTGGGTCTTCGGCTACAAAACTGAAAAATTCCGGACTTGCTTTGCCGCCACAAAAGGAAGCCGGCTAGAGGTTCTCGGCGGGGTAACCAATCAGTTCCACCCCAAACGATACTTGGAACCTTACGGTGGCATTTCTCCGTATCCTGCCTTCTTGGTGAAAGACTCCGAGGCATCCATATTCGCATGCACAAACGGCCCCAGCAGCCCGAAGCTTGAAAACTATAAGGTTCTACTGGAAGTCGATAAAGAAGGGCAGTCTTGGACATACGAAAAACTGGAAGCCCCCCAACGCATTGGACGACGCAATCAAGCGTTTCTTCCACTGGCAGTCGTCAGAAACGAACACTGA
- a CDS encoding REP-associated tyrosine transposase gives MGDLTERKHPARQSIFEQRNRAVIVFLTVCTAKRKPLLANTAVQELLVDVWCESDLWLVGCYVLMPDHLHLFCAPACVEHPSVRKWAQYWKSRASTRWPNRLEQPVWQSDVWDRQLRTGESYSEKWAYVLNNPVRHGLVKNAEDWPYQGELNSLLWHD, from the coding sequence ATGGGTGATCTTACTGAACGAAAGCATCCTGCGCGACAGAGTATTTTTGAGCAGCGAAATCGGGCAGTCATTGTATTCCTTACGGTTTGCACGGCGAAGCGTAAGCCACTTTTGGCGAATACTGCCGTTCAAGAACTGCTTGTGGATGTCTGGTGTGAGTCAGACCTATGGCTCGTTGGATGTTATGTACTGATGCCGGATCATTTGCATTTGTTTTGTGCGCCCGCATGTGTTGAACATCCATCGGTCCGAAAATGGGCACAGTATTGGAAATCGCGTGCTTCGACACGCTGGCCCAATCGTTTGGAACAACCGGTTTGGCAGTCGGATGTCTGGGATCGGCAATTGAGAACGGGCGAAAGCTATTCGGAAAAATGGGCATATGTTCTAAACAATCCGGTGCGGCATGGCTTGGTAAAGAATGCAGAAGATTGGCCCTACCAAGGAGAGCTGAACAGCTTGCTCTGGCATGATTAG
- a CDS encoding sulfatase-like hydrolase/transferase, giving the protein MNANTPNFVFIMTDTQGTNVIESYCGQAMRTPNIDKLAAEGVRFDRGYTTCPVCSPARSAIFTGLFPSKAGPMTNNLSLYENRWHMGQFFQQAGFHTAYIGKWHLDGHDYFDTGNCPDGWDDNYWYDGRRYLNDLSDAEITLWREKLKSPKDLREHDIRPEFTWAHRISDKAIDFLDHHDPEKPFLLVASYDEPHGPFTCPHEYAEAFEAFDYEIGPGALDDLSNKPSHHRDWAGGENKNTHTKKRQAMYFGCNSFVDTEIGRLLDAIQANCGDNTVVIFTSDHGEMLNAHGIVGKGPAMYDEITRIPYIIRSPKQAGRGRKVTTPVSHVDFLPTMLDMAGIPTPDILDGSSVKELVETDTEHPDRHVMLEFQRHSICHDSWGGFVPIRCIVQDHWKLAINLMSTDELYDLEKDPAELHNLIDSPEHAGIREQLIDNLLKRMNTTRDPFRGIYWEQRPWRVKRTLSWKGLYRMKPDDGHSPTPLVYQTGRPATEVGVHSNSKPGRH; this is encoded by the coding sequence ATGAACGCGAACACTCCTAATTTTGTCTTCATCATGACCGACACCCAAGGGACCAACGTGATTGAGTCCTACTGCGGTCAGGCGATGCGCACCCCGAACATCGACAAGCTGGCCGCCGAGGGCGTCCGCTTCGATCGCGGCTACACCACCTGTCCAGTCTGCAGCCCCGCGCGTTCGGCCATTTTCACCGGCCTGTTTCCCAGCAAAGCCGGCCCCATGACCAACAACCTCTCCTTGTATGAGAACCGCTGGCACATGGGCCAGTTCTTTCAGCAGGCTGGCTTTCACACCGCCTACATCGGGAAATGGCATCTCGACGGCCACGATTACTTCGACACAGGCAACTGTCCGGACGGATGGGACGACAACTACTGGTATGACGGCCGGCGCTACTTGAACGATTTGAGCGACGCCGAGATCACGCTCTGGAGGGAAAAGCTGAAATCGCCCAAAGATCTCCGCGAGCACGACATCCGACCCGAGTTCACTTGGGCGCATCGTATCTCCGACAAGGCCATCGACTTCCTCGACCACCACGATCCCGAGAAACCTTTTCTCCTCGTGGCTTCCTACGACGAACCCCACGGCCCCTTCACCTGCCCTCACGAGTATGCGGAGGCTTTTGAGGCATTCGATTACGAGATCGGGCCGGGTGCCCTCGACGACTTGAGCAACAAACCCAGCCACCACCGCGACTGGGCCGGCGGGGAAAATAAGAATACCCACACCAAGAAACGCCAGGCGATGTATTTCGGCTGTAACAGCTTTGTGGATACGGAAATCGGTCGCCTGCTCGACGCGATCCAAGCGAATTGCGGCGACAACACCGTGGTCATTTTCACCTCCGATCACGGAGAGATGCTGAATGCCCATGGTATTGTCGGCAAAGGCCCCGCGATGTATGACGAGATCACCCGGATCCCCTATATCATCCGAAGCCCGAAACAGGCAGGACGCGGACGCAAAGTGACCACCCCCGTCAGCCATGTGGACTTCCTGCCGACGATGCTGGACATGGCCGGCATCCCCACGCCGGACATTCTCGATGGCTCCAGCGTCAAAGAACTGGTCGAAACCGACACAGAACACCCCGACCGACATGTCATGTTGGAATTTCAACGCCACTCGATCTGCCATGACAGCTGGGGCGGCTTCGTGCCTATCCGCTGCATCGTGCAGGACCATTGGAAGCTGGCCATCAACCTGATGAGCACGGACGAGCTCTACGATCTGGAAAAAGATCCGGCCGAGCTCCACAACCTGATCGATAGCCCGGAGCACGCCGGGATCCGTGAACAGCTGATTGATAACCTACTCAAGCGGATGAACACAACCAGGGACCCCTTCCGCGGCATCTACTGGGAACAACGCCCCTGGCGCGTCAAACGCACCCTTAGCTGGAAAGGCCTCTACCGCATGAAACCGGATGACGGCCATTCCCCGACCCCGCTTGTGTATCAGACCGGACGACCAGCGACGGAAGTGGGCGTTCACTCGAACAGCAAGCCAGGCCGACACTGA
- a CDS encoding LacI family DNA-binding transcriptional regulator, which yields MGANIREIANAAGVSTATVSRALRGLARVEPATRERVLAAAEKLGYSRDPLLSAALSRARHSKTPNYRETIGVLSETGLGKRVREEWSQRIWTELVNCSKRMGYAIESFVLPESAKSQLSLIRQLHARGIRGLVLPPKALLQHRDLVPEWGRFAVVEISHPLVGASFPRVQRLFQDDMAQLLRQLHVRGYRRIGLALNQVEELRRGEVIIASTLLYTRQHPELLLSGVLYEDGYAYDATGLVDWLEARKPDVIIANGANCYDWLNDAGFHFPDDLGLCRIDAMRERPESGLAVNYEAIARMAIVQLASRLEHDSSASVMPNAVVGIPSDWVEGTTLKRLS from the coding sequence ATGGGTGCCAACATACGGGAGATTGCCAACGCAGCGGGAGTCAGCACCGCCACGGTTTCGCGTGCTTTGCGTGGGCTGGCCCGGGTCGAGCCAGCCACGCGGGAGCGTGTGTTGGCGGCTGCGGAGAAACTTGGCTATTCGCGTGACCCGTTGCTTTCGGCGGCTTTGTCGCGAGCCAGACATTCGAAGACGCCGAACTATCGCGAGACGATTGGGGTTTTGTCCGAAACGGGATTAGGCAAGCGGGTTCGTGAAGAGTGGAGTCAGCGGATCTGGACTGAGCTTGTGAACTGTTCGAAGCGTATGGGCTATGCAATCGAGTCTTTCGTTCTTCCGGAGTCGGCGAAAAGCCAACTGAGCCTAATCCGGCAATTACACGCCCGGGGCATCCGAGGCTTGGTCCTGCCTCCCAAGGCGCTGTTACAGCACCGGGACCTCGTGCCGGAGTGGGGACGATTTGCGGTGGTTGAAATCAGCCATCCGCTCGTCGGCGCTTCTTTCCCCCGTGTGCAGCGACTCTTTCAAGACGACATGGCGCAGCTGCTGCGCCAGTTACATGTGCGCGGTTATCGTCGGATTGGACTTGCGCTGAATCAGGTCGAGGAGCTCCGGAGAGGAGAGGTGATCATAGCTTCGACACTCTTGTATACCCGCCAGCATCCGGAGCTATTGTTGAGCGGTGTGCTTTACGAAGATGGCTACGCCTACGATGCGACGGGTCTTGTCGACTGGTTGGAGGCACGAAAGCCGGACGTCATTATCGCTAATGGAGCGAACTGCTATGATTGGCTGAACGATGCCGGTTTTCACTTTCCGGATGATCTCGGTTTATGCCGGATCGATGCGATGAGAGAGCGACCGGAAAGCGGTCTGGCGGTGAACTACGAAGCGATTGCAAGGATGGCCATCGTACAACTGGCTTCGAGACTGGAACACGACAGTTCCGCGAGTGTGATGCCGAATGCCGTGGTTGGCATTCCGAGCGATTGGGTGGAGGGCACGACGCTAAAGCGGTTAAGCTGA
- a CDS encoding LacI family DNA-binding transcriptional regulator has product MDSANRDKGQSSPSIKAIAEACGLSRATVSYALRGHAKIPSSTRELVVKTAEGMGYRANRHMSRVMSDIRGRTGNYYKENLGYLVHYKSSDQYYAWPTTIWKSVQKRAAEIGYGVDRLELDDTKSSLQTCERIIRSRGIRGIIIAPFTEAHIRLQIRVENLAMVAIGHTLEYPDVHRIGRDIVHSFEKIADHIQLEGYQRVAYASELSHEDRMDKLPLSRYLMKQWDTGLFSVEPFVRDLSEFGPSQFLEWFEAKRPDMIITFQGNLIKWLELGGYHVPADVSVIRLNSDGVDTPDSGVYANYESLGETAVEQLSGLVERGEFGIPTAPKTVLVKGLYNEGRTLRKPLSKLAHAVC; this is encoded by the coding sequence ATGGATTCTGCGAATCGAGATAAGGGGCAATCTTCCCCGAGCATTAAAGCTATTGCGGAAGCCTGCGGCTTGTCCCGGGCAACGGTTTCATATGCCCTGCGAGGTCATGCTAAAATACCGTCTTCGACCCGGGAACTTGTGGTCAAAACAGCGGAGGGCATGGGCTATCGGGCGAACCGGCACATGTCGCGTGTGATGAGTGATATCCGCGGGCGAACCGGTAATTACTACAAGGAAAACCTCGGTTATTTGGTGCACTATAAATCGAGCGACCAATACTATGCCTGGCCCACAACCATTTGGAAATCGGTTCAGAAGCGTGCGGCTGAAATTGGATATGGGGTCGACCGTCTAGAACTGGACGATACGAAATCCAGCCTGCAAACGTGTGAACGGATTATCCGTTCACGTGGGATTCGTGGCATTATTATCGCGCCATTTACGGAAGCACATATTCGGCTTCAAATCCGGGTCGAGAATTTGGCAATGGTTGCGATCGGTCACACGCTTGAGTATCCAGACGTTCACCGGATCGGACGTGACATTGTTCATTCCTTCGAAAAAATTGCAGACCACATCCAACTGGAAGGCTATCAGCGGGTTGCTTACGCCTCCGAACTCTCACACGAGGACCGCATGGATAAACTGCCACTCTCGCGCTATCTAATGAAGCAATGGGATACCGGGCTATTTTCCGTCGAGCCATTTGTTCGTGATCTTTCAGAGTTCGGTCCCAGTCAATTTCTCGAATGGTTTGAGGCGAAGCGACCCGATATGATTATAACATTCCAGGGCAATCTGATTAAGTGGTTGGAGCTCGGAGGTTATCATGTGCCGGCTGACGTCAGCGTCATACGACTCAACAGTGACGGGGTGGATACGCCTGATTCCGGAGTCTACGCCAACTACGAATCGCTTGGGGAAACTGCTGTGGAACAACTCTCCGGTCTGGTCGAACGGGGTGAGTTCGGAATCCCCACCGCGCCCAAAACCGTTTTAGTCAAAGGCCTTTATAATGAAGGGAGAACGCTGCGGAAGCCCTTATCTAAGCTAGCCCATGCGGTATGCTGA